The Anastrepha ludens isolate Willacy chromosome 2, idAnaLude1.1, whole genome shotgun sequence genome contains a region encoding:
- the LOC128856331 gene encoding COP9 signalosome complex subunit 5: protein MDAETSRKTWELENNVKTLPACDEIFRYDGEQQRQILDAKPWEKDPHYFKDIKISALSLLKMVMHARSGGTLEIMGLLLGKVEDNTMIVMDAFALPVEGTETRVNAQSQAYEYMSAYIEAAKEVGRLENAIGWYHSHPGYGCWLSGIDVSTQMLNQNYQEPFVAIVVDPVRTVSAGKVCLGAFRTYPKGYKPPNEEPSEYQTIPLNKIDDFGVHCKQYYPLEVTYFKSALDRKLLDSLWNKYWVNTLGSSGLLTNTDYTTGQIFDLSEKLEQSESSLVRGPFVVSGAEGSEKRTEDKLSKATRDCSRASIELIHGLMAQIAKDKLFNKVGLAK from the exons ATGGATGCTGAAACTTCACGTAAAACCTGGGAGTTAGAGAATAATGTGAAAACACTGCCGGCTTGTGATGAAATTTTTCGCTATGATGGTGAGCAGCAACGTCAAATTCTCGACGCCAAGCCATGGGAAAAAGATCCTCATTATTTTAAAGATATCAAAATATCAGCATTATCACTGCTAAAGATGGTAATGCATGCACGTTCGGGAGGCACTCTTGAGATTATGGGTCTGTTGCTTGGCAAAGTTGAAGACAACACCATGATTGTCATGGACGCATTTGCATTACCCGTGGAGGGTACTGAGACGCGTGTAAATGCTCAATCCCAAGCCTATGAGTATATGTCTGCCTATATTGAAGCAGCCAAAGAAGTAGGACGTTTGGAGAATGCTATTGGGTGGTATCACAGTCATCCCGGCTACGGTTGTTGGTTATCGGGCATTGATGTATCAAcgcaaatgcttaatcagaacTATCAGGAACCATTTGTTGCCATTGTTGTGGATCCAGTACGTACTGTATCAGCTGGCAAAGTATGCTTGGGTGCATTCCGCACATACCCCAAGGGCTATAAACCACCAAATGAAGAACCTTCTGAATATCAGACTATACCTTTGAATAAGATTGATGATTTCGGTGTACATTGTAAGCAATATTACCCACTTGAAGTGACCTATTTCAAGTCTGCATTAGATCGAAAGCTACTGGACTCTTTATGGAACAAATATTGGGTGAACACTTTAGGTAGTTCGGGATTACTCACCAATACCGATTATACAACTGgacaaatttttgatttgtcGGAGAAACTTGAACAGAGTGAGTCAAGTTTGGTGCGAGGACCATTCGTAGTTTCAG GTGCTGAAGGTAGCGAGAAACGGACTGAAGATAAACTTTCAAAAGCCACTCGTGACTGTAGTCGCGCATCGATTGAACTAATTCATGGCCTAATGGCGCAAATTGCTAAAGACAAACTATTTAATAAAGTTGGattagcaaaataa